The following coding sequences lie in one Candidatus Nitrospira allomarina genomic window:
- a CDS encoding GlsB/YeaQ/YmgE family stress response membrane protein yields the protein MSVIGWIVFGLIVGVVGKLLMPGKDPGGFFATVAIGIIGALFGGMLGRMIGMYGQDDPVGFVMAVIGAILFLWLYRVITRRGDT from the coding sequence ATGAGTGTCATCGGTTGGATCGTCTTTGGGTTAATTGTGGGAGTGGTTGGAAAACTCTTAATGCCCGGAAAAGATCCTGGAGGGTTTTTCGCCACTGTCGCTATCGGAATCATTGGGGCGCTCTTCGGTGGAATGCTCGGGCGAATGATCGGCATGTATGGACAGGACGACCCCGTCGGGTTTGTGATGGCCGTTATCGGGGCCATCCTGTTTCTCTGGCTCTATCGGGTGATTACCCGACGCGGGGACACATGA
- a CDS encoding AI-2E family transporter: MSPQVLSAAFLLLCSLLLYVLALIFAPFMTPILWAMILVRLFYPLYQWLTRKLGDRTASAALSTLSVMLLAVLPVAYLVFLVVTETINAYQLAMTWVQEGGLERLPELVARLPLIGNVSQELLGRLILAYGDVQGHLVEGGKAVSGVLLSSVGGLATNAIDLVMDFFVILFTLFFLFRDGHHLYRAFYEALPIEESYKAVIMERLDNVMVAVVQGTLLTALAQGFTAGLAYWALGVPFSIFLGALSAILSLVPFGGTALVWAPVAAYLLWTGPIWKGIVMIAIGVGLVGLMDNLLKPFLVGSKADLPVLFLFFASLGGLAYFGFIGLFLGPILLGIALAVFQIYRENYQEQVGLLVKAETGHPKEPVNPIIK, translated from the coding sequence ATGTCTCCACAAGTTCTTTCAGCGGCCTTCCTTCTGTTGTGTTCCCTCCTGCTGTACGTGTTGGCCCTAATTTTTGCCCCCTTCATGACACCTATTTTGTGGGCCATGATATTGGTTCGTCTCTTCTATCCTCTCTATCAGTGGCTAACCCGTAAGCTGGGAGACAGGACAGCTTCGGCGGCTCTCAGCACACTCAGTGTCATGTTACTTGCAGTCTTGCCCGTGGCGTATCTGGTCTTCCTCGTGGTGACAGAGACCATTAACGCCTATCAGCTTGCCATGACATGGGTGCAGGAGGGTGGACTGGAAAGACTGCCCGAACTTGTCGCCAGACTGCCTCTGATCGGAAATGTGTCTCAAGAATTGTTGGGCCGACTTATTCTGGCCTATGGGGACGTTCAGGGGCACCTGGTTGAAGGAGGGAAAGCCGTCAGCGGGGTCTTGCTGTCCAGTGTCGGTGGGTTGGCCACAAACGCCATTGATCTCGTGATGGATTTCTTTGTGATCCTGTTTACTCTGTTCTTCCTGTTTCGCGATGGGCATCATCTCTATCGTGCATTTTACGAAGCGCTCCCGATCGAAGAAAGCTATAAAGCCGTCATCATGGAGCGCCTTGACAATGTGATGGTCGCCGTCGTTCAAGGAACCCTTCTCACGGCTCTGGCACAGGGTTTCACGGCAGGGCTTGCCTATTGGGCCTTGGGCGTCCCGTTTTCCATATTTTTGGGAGCCCTGAGCGCGATTCTTTCTCTGGTACCTTTTGGCGGCACGGCATTAGTCTGGGCCCCGGTCGCCGCGTATCTGTTATGGACCGGTCCTATTTGGAAAGGCATTGTCATGATCGCAATCGGGGTTGGATTAGTCGGTCTCATGGATAATTTACTAAAACCTTTCCTCGTCGGATCCAAAGCGGACCTACCCGTTCTGTTTCTCTTCTTCGCCTCATTAGGGGGCCTCGCGTATTTCGGCTTCATCGGATTGTTTCTGGGTCCCATTCTGCTTGGGATCGCGCTCGCGGTCTTCCAAATTTACCGAGAAAACTATCAGGAACAGGTCGGTCTTTTGGTTAAAGCAGAGACGGGACACCCAAAAGAACCGGTGAACCCAATCATTAAATAG
- a CDS encoding mechanosensitive ion channel family protein — protein MAENTDMTKSVGDAPQTIDLDPGVLVERIDGWVDGAFRMLPNIAVGLVVLLLFYGLGTFAGYLVRKQMARHSRDNLGEVLGSFVQWALVILGFLMAATIVLPTLKPGDLIAGLGVSSVAIGFAFKDILQNWLAGMLILLRQPFEINDQIEVKGREGTVERIETRATIIKTYDGQRIVIPNSDIYTNAVLVKTAHEKRRSQYDVGIGYGDSIEDALDVIREAVAGVANVQRDPPPEAFVWALDTSWVTIRARWWTESRRADVIQVQAEVLTAIKNALDKAGIDMPYETQVQLFHDQTESRDGDRAAQREGWPAPKDGTTQPRWKAEATRREALTMKSSQ, from the coding sequence ATGGCTGAGAATACTGATATGACGAAATCCGTGGGAGATGCCCCACAAACAATCGATCTGGACCCCGGGGTACTGGTGGAACGCATTGATGGCTGGGTCGATGGCGCGTTCCGCATGTTGCCCAATATCGCTGTCGGGCTGGTCGTGCTCCTCCTATTTTACGGGCTGGGAACATTTGCCGGATACCTCGTTCGAAAACAAATGGCTCGTCATTCACGTGACAATCTTGGCGAGGTCCTCGGCAGTTTTGTGCAGTGGGCGCTCGTCATTCTGGGTTTCCTCATGGCAGCGACCATCGTCCTTCCGACCTTGAAGCCCGGCGATCTCATTGCTGGGTTAGGCGTAAGTTCTGTGGCGATCGGTTTTGCTTTTAAGGATATTCTGCAAAACTGGCTAGCGGGGATGCTCATTCTGTTACGTCAACCGTTCGAAATTAACGATCAGATCGAAGTAAAGGGGCGCGAGGGAACCGTGGAACGAATTGAAACCAGGGCAACGATCATCAAAACCTATGACGGACAGCGGATTGTCATACCGAACAGCGATATTTATACCAATGCCGTCCTGGTCAAGACGGCGCATGAGAAGCGGCGCAGTCAATATGATGTCGGTATTGGATATGGGGATAGTATTGAGGATGCTCTCGACGTGATACGGGAAGCCGTGGCAGGCGTCGCGAACGTCCAGCGTGATCCTCCCCCGGAAGCATTTGTATGGGCTCTGGACACCAGCTGGGTCACCATCCGGGCGCGATGGTGGACTGAGAGTCGTCGAGCCGACGTGATACAAGTTCAGGCCGAGGTCCTGACGGCCATCAAAAATGCGTTAGACAAGGCCGGCATCGATATGCCGTACGAAACGCAGGTCCAGCTATTTCATGATCAAACGGAAAGTCGGGACGGTGATCGCGCCGCGCAGCGGGAAGGATGGCCTGCACCCAAGGACGGAACCACCCAGCCACGTTGGAAAGCAGAGGCCACGCGGCGAGAGGCACTTACCATGAAATCATCACAGTAA
- a CDS encoding CocE/NonD family hydrolase has protein sequence MLIDYTILDRITEIENTWITMSDGCRIAARIWLPKTADTEPVPAILEYIPYRKRDFMRSRDEPIHRYFAAHGYASIRVDIRGSGDSEGILHDEYSHQEHDDALEVITWIAKQPWCSGAIGMMGISWGGFNALQIAARNPSNLKAIMTLCSTDDRYADDAHYMGGCLLNENMQWGSMLTLYSALPPDPEIVGDQWWDMWQQRLNNLEPFPVVWMRHQSRDNYWKHGSVCENYDAIRCPVYAIGGWADGYTNAIPRLMTHLSCPKKSLIGPWAHVFPQDGVPGPAIGFLQEAVRWWNHWLKGEETGIMDEPAFRVWMQESQTPQPQYAVWPGRWVAEETWPSPRINEQRWFLEPGHLSPLPEKPTELSFCSPQTTGVRSGEWCGFGADGEMPRDQRPDDGGSLVFDSDPLTERLEVLGAPVVELDLCVNQPVAMIAVRLGEVAPDGSVLRVTYGLLNLTHRESHETPQPLEPGKWYQVRVQLNDFAHAFPPGSRIRLSLSTSYWPIAWPPPVPVTLTVRTGMSHVTLPVRPPRQEDEALRPFGPPEAAPGTPHKKLRQLSMRRTIEIDLASNEMVYTLRSDGGEFDGASHARIEEIDLDVGYTLFKRYRILEKDALSAQTELTQTAHLKRRDWSIWLECRTRLTATTETFQFAGELEAYHGDQLIKRHDWALAIPRSLL, from the coding sequence ATGCTTATCGATTACACCATCCTCGACCGCATTACCGAAATCGAAAACACCTGGATTACGATGTCGGACGGATGCCGAATCGCCGCACGCATCTGGTTACCGAAGACCGCCGATACGGAGCCGGTTCCGGCCATTTTGGAATACATCCCCTATCGTAAACGGGACTTTATGCGATCACGGGACGAGCCCATCCACCGGTATTTTGCGGCGCATGGGTATGCCAGTATTCGCGTGGATATTCGAGGATCAGGGGATTCAGAAGGGATCCTGCATGATGAATACTCCCATCAGGAGCATGACGACGCCTTGGAAGTGATCACCTGGATCGCGAAACAACCCTGGTGTTCGGGCGCGATCGGGATGATGGGGATTTCGTGGGGCGGATTTAATGCCCTCCAGATCGCTGCCAGGAATCCGTCGAATTTGAAAGCCATCATGACCTTGTGTTCAACGGATGACCGGTACGCCGATGACGCGCATTATATGGGCGGCTGCCTCTTGAACGAAAATATGCAATGGGGTTCCATGCTGACCCTCTACTCGGCGCTGCCACCCGATCCGGAAATTGTCGGTGACCAATGGTGGGACATGTGGCAACAACGGTTAAACAATCTCGAACCGTTTCCTGTGGTCTGGATGCGGCACCAATCGCGGGACAATTATTGGAAACATGGCTCGGTGTGCGAAAATTACGACGCCATTCGCTGTCCCGTCTATGCCATTGGTGGCTGGGCCGATGGCTATACCAATGCCATTCCCCGATTGATGACCCATCTTTCCTGTCCGAAAAAATCGCTCATCGGTCCCTGGGCCCATGTCTTTCCACAGGACGGCGTCCCCGGCCCGGCCATCGGCTTTCTGCAGGAAGCGGTCCGGTGGTGGAACCACTGGTTGAAGGGCGAGGAAACAGGAATCATGGATGAACCCGCATTTCGAGTATGGATGCAAGAGAGTCAGACCCCACAACCCCAATACGCCGTCTGGCCCGGCAGATGGGTAGCGGAAGAGACCTGGCCGAGTCCTCGCATCAACGAGCAACGGTGGTTTTTGGAACCGGGACATCTCTCCCCTCTTCCTGAGAAACCCACGGAATTGTCGTTTTGCTCTCCCCAGACTACCGGGGTCCGGTCCGGAGAATGGTGCGGTTTCGGCGCGGATGGGGAAATGCCGCGCGATCAACGACCCGACGATGGCGGTTCGCTCGTCTTCGATAGCGATCCACTCACCGAACGACTTGAAGTCTTGGGCGCACCGGTCGTGGAACTGGATTTGTGCGTTAATCAACCGGTGGCAATGATCGCTGTCCGTCTGGGAGAAGTCGCTCCCGACGGATCGGTTCTGCGTGTCACATATGGACTATTGAATCTCACGCATCGGGAGAGTCATGAAACACCTCAACCGCTCGAACCGGGTAAATGGTATCAGGTACGGGTGCAACTCAACGACTTTGCCCATGCGTTCCCTCCGGGCTCCCGGATCAGGCTCTCACTGTCCACCAGTTATTGGCCGATTGCCTGGCCGCCACCTGTTCCCGTGACGTTGACCGTCCGCACTGGCATGAGCCATGTAACCCTTCCCGTGCGCCCTCCCCGCCAGGAAGACGAAGCGCTACGGCCGTTCGGGCCACCCGAAGCCGCGCCCGGCACCCCGCATAAAAAACTCCGGCAGCTCAGCATGCGGCGAACCATTGAAATCGATCTGGCAAGCAACGAAATGGTCTACACGTTACGAAGTGACGGGGGAGAATTTGACGGCGCCTCACACGCCAGGATTGAAGAGATTGATCTCGATGTGGGATACACCCTCTTTAAACGATATCGGATTCTTGAAAAGGATGCGCTGTCGGCTCAAACGGAACTCACACAGACCGCCCACTTGAAACGACGGGACTGGTCGATTTGGCTGGAATGTCGGACACGGCTCACCGCCACGACCGAAACCTTTCAGTTTGCGGGAGAATTGGAAGCCTATCACGGCGATCAACTGATCAAACGACATGACTGGGCACTGGCGATTCCACGGTCGCTTCTCTAA
- a CDS encoding secondary thiamine-phosphate synthase enzyme YjbQ yields the protein MDTLQVKTKNLKDIVNLTPKLNRIIQNADFQNGLCHVFLPHTTAALTTGEIGEGTEEDLLEVAEKIIPQINFRHAHDPSHAWSHMAGSLIGASLTLPVMDGELRLGTWQSVLLVELDGPRERQLVVSLAPTS from the coding sequence ATGGATACGTTACAGGTGAAAACAAAGAACCTTAAAGATATTGTGAATCTCACCCCGAAATTGAATAGGATCATACAAAATGCGGATTTTCAAAATGGCTTGTGCCACGTCTTTTTGCCGCATACCACGGCTGCGCTCACAACCGGTGAAATAGGAGAGGGCACGGAGGAAGATCTTCTCGAAGTGGCCGAAAAAATCATTCCACAAATCAACTTTCGTCATGCCCATGATCCCTCCCATGCCTGGTCTCATATGGCGGGATCTTTAATCGGAGCGTCGTTGACCTTGCCAGTGATGGACGGTGAACTGCGTTTGGGTACCTGGCAATCAGTCTTATTAGTTGAACTAGATGGCCCACGGGAACGCCAGCTTGTGGTGAGTTTAGCTCCTACATCGTGA
- a CDS encoding mechanosensitive ion channel family protein — translation MYYRLYSVILVILIIVVWSARGAPVWSQEPVDNSEAPTDSRPTDKPQEIAVGVDKVEDRLITQRLREVFQNLPELADVDIAVKAGVVRLSGHTSTKEAHEQALELAGRVDGVVSVTDEITQKREVRERLTVVQEKMVDQLNNFISYLPLLIIGFTVFLLFWFLASFMTKWDNLYEKITPHAFLQSLAKQIVQGAVIFIGFVVMLEILDATALLGTIVGVAGVMGLAIGFALRDTVENYIASILLSIRQPFRPLDQIVLENYEGLVMKLTSRETILMTLDGNHVRIPNATVYKGIILNYSRNPKRRFSFEVGIDTAVNIESALQLAIKTLEETRGVIADPPVRCAVEKLGDSNVILKMFAWTTQDQYDFGKVKSEAIRAVKEAFDLANYEMPEPIYRLKMQGYSPLDAQAVFDRTDHTQDAPSPAAQSDSQADVTKDNHIVEQISKDRADNKERDLLKS, via the coding sequence ATGTACTATAGACTCTATTCAGTAATCCTCGTAATCCTCATCATTGTCGTTTGGAGTGCGCGGGGTGCACCAGTGTGGTCCCAGGAACCCGTGGATAATTCAGAGGCCCCGACGGATTCACGACCCACCGATAAACCCCAGGAAATTGCGGTTGGAGTGGACAAAGTTGAAGACAGGCTTATCACACAACGACTTAGGGAAGTTTTCCAGAATTTGCCGGAGCTTGCCGATGTCGACATCGCGGTGAAGGCGGGGGTGGTACGTCTGTCGGGGCATACTTCCACCAAAGAAGCCCACGAACAGGCTCTTGAGCTTGCCGGACGCGTGGATGGTGTGGTCAGCGTGACAGATGAAATCACACAGAAACGGGAAGTCCGTGAACGGTTGACCGTCGTGCAGGAAAAAATGGTTGACCAACTCAATAATTTTATCTCCTATCTTCCCCTCCTCATCATCGGCTTCACCGTATTTCTTCTCTTCTGGTTCCTCGCATCCTTTATGACCAAATGGGATAACCTGTATGAAAAAATTACTCCACATGCGTTTTTACAATCATTAGCCAAACAAATCGTCCAAGGGGCCGTCATATTTATTGGCTTTGTCGTCATGCTCGAAATCCTGGACGCCACGGCTCTTTTGGGAACTATTGTTGGTGTAGCCGGAGTCATGGGCCTGGCCATAGGTTTTGCCCTCCGAGACACGGTGGAAAACTACATTGCCAGCATTCTGCTGAGTATCAGGCAACCCTTTCGGCCACTGGACCAAATTGTTCTGGAAAATTATGAAGGCCTGGTCATGAAACTAACCTCGCGGGAGACCATTCTCATGACGCTAGATGGAAATCATGTACGCATACCCAATGCGACGGTGTACAAAGGCATTATTCTCAACTATTCCCGGAACCCCAAACGGCGTTTCTCCTTTGAGGTCGGTATCGACACCGCTGTCAATATCGAGTCGGCGTTGCAATTGGCTATCAAAACTTTAGAGGAAACCCGCGGGGTGATTGCTGATCCTCCGGTCCGATGCGCGGTCGAGAAATTAGGCGATTCGAATGTGATCCTGAAAATGTTTGCATGGACGACCCAGGATCAATACGACTTCGGAAAGGTAAAAAGTGAAGCGATTCGTGCGGTGAAAGAGGCCTTTGATCTGGCCAATTATGAAATGCCAGAACCCATCTATCGTCTGAAGATGCAGGGGTATTCCCCCCTTGATGCCCAGGCCGTTTTTGACCGGACCGACCATACACAGGATGCTCCATCACCCGCTGCGCAATCAGATTCCCAAGCCGATGTCACCAAAGACAATCATATAGTTGAGCAAATTTCGAAAGATCGAGCGGATAATAAGGAAAGGGATTTATTGAAATCATAG
- a CDS encoding DNA topoisomerase IB, with translation MTVKASPAPLDNPNISAKAAGLRYVTDECPGLVRKRAGKGFRYVGHNGRQVRNPHVLGRIKALAIPPAWQDVWICSNPDGHLQATGRDSKGRKQYRYHPQWRRIRDEAKYEHLTAFAQALPRIRRIVKRDLSQKGLPRTKILATIVRLLETSLIRVGNVAYARDNESFGLTTMRDRHVKVKGSTLTFQFKGKSGIDHAVDLTDPRLAKIVRQSQELPGYELFQYLDENGAKQSIESTDVNAYLREITGQDFTAKDFRTWAGTVLAARALQEFQSFDSQAQAKRNVVRAIESVAKRLGNTKAVCQKCYVHPHVLNAYMEGTLLQTLRKRVNRELSQSLRGLPAEEAAVLTLLQQQLKSEKRPNKNTSRNGKM, from the coding sequence GTGACCGTGAAGGCATCACCTGCGCCTTTAGACAATCCGAATATTTCGGCGAAAGCTGCCGGACTACGCTATGTCACGGATGAATGCCCGGGCCTAGTACGGAAGCGAGCAGGAAAAGGATTTCGTTATGTTGGACATAACGGCCGACAAGTCCGTAATCCTCACGTACTAGGGCGCATTAAAGCTTTGGCCATTCCGCCTGCGTGGCAGGATGTGTGGATTTGTTCGAACCCGGACGGACACCTACAGGCTACGGGACGGGATTCGAAAGGCCGTAAGCAATATCGGTATCATCCGCAGTGGAGGAGAATTCGGGATGAGGCTAAATATGAACATCTGACGGCTTTTGCCCAAGCATTGCCTCGTATTCGGAGGATCGTTAAAAGGGATCTTTCTCAAAAAGGGTTACCGCGAACCAAAATTCTGGCGACGATCGTCCGGCTTCTTGAAACTTCTTTGATTCGAGTCGGAAACGTAGCCTATGCGCGTGACAATGAGTCCTTCGGGTTAACAACCATGAGGGACCGGCATGTCAAGGTGAAGGGCTCCACCCTCACATTTCAATTTAAAGGGAAAAGTGGCATCGATCACGCCGTCGATCTTACCGATCCACGGTTAGCGAAAATCGTCAGGCAATCGCAAGAGCTACCCGGCTATGAACTCTTTCAATATCTCGATGAGAATGGTGCCAAGCAATCCATCGAATCCACGGATGTGAACGCGTATCTCAGGGAAATTACCGGACAGGATTTTACCGCCAAGGATTTTCGCACGTGGGCCGGGACAGTCCTGGCGGCCAGAGCCCTTCAGGAGTTTCAATCGTTTGACTCTCAAGCTCAGGCAAAACGAAATGTGGTACGGGCCATCGAGTCTGTGGCCAAACGACTGGGTAATACGAAAGCGGTCTGTCAGAAATGTTATGTCCACCCTCATGTGCTGAACGCGTATATGGAAGGCACTCTCCTCCAAACACTTCGCAAACGGGTGAATCGGGAACTTTCTCAATCGCTTCGTGGGTTACCTGCGGAGGAAGCGGCTGTGTTGACGTTGCTTCAACAGCAATTAAAGTCTGAAAAACGGCCAAACAAGAATACATCCAGGAACGGAAAGATGTAA
- a CDS encoding HAD family hydrolase — MIQAVIFDVDGTPMDTNYLHVEAWARAFSVVKHPVPRAAIHRQIGKGSDLMLGALLTDEALHERANELHSQFFDELKDHTYPLPGAKEILATLSSQDIAIWLATSAKSEELEHHVQALGAKDKLAGLVSSADVESAKPAPDIFQLTLERAGCSPKESIVIGDTIWDIQSAQGCGLQTIAVRTGGAFSREELHAAGAVAVYQDCAELLASGFPTNFEAR, encoded by the coding sequence ATGATACAAGCGGTAATTTTTGATGTTGATGGCACGCCTATGGATACGAATTATTTACATGTGGAGGCCTGGGCCCGTGCCTTTTCGGTCGTCAAGCATCCAGTACCACGTGCCGCAATCCATCGGCAGATTGGTAAGGGATCGGACCTGATGCTGGGTGCGCTTCTTACGGATGAGGCTTTACACGAACGGGCCAATGAATTACACAGTCAATTTTTTGACGAGTTGAAAGATCATACCTATCCTTTGCCTGGAGCCAAAGAAATCCTTGCAACTCTCTCATCGCAAGATATCGCCATCTGGCTGGCGACGAGTGCAAAGTCAGAAGAATTGGAACATCATGTTCAAGCACTGGGGGCAAAGGATAAGCTGGCCGGGCTGGTGTCCTCGGCGGATGTAGAGAGTGCGAAGCCCGCACCGGATATTTTTCAACTCACTCTGGAGCGGGCGGGATGTTCCCCGAAGGAGAGCATTGTGATCGGTGACACGATTTGGGATATTCAATCCGCTCAAGGCTGCGGACTTCAGACGATTGCGGTTAGAACCGGAGGAGCCTTTAGTCGAGAGGAACTCCATGCGGCTGGGGCGGTGGCTGTATACCAGGATTGTGCAGAGCTTCTGGCATCCGGGTTTCCCACTAATTTTGAAGCGAGATAG
- a CDS encoding DUF3597 domain-containing protein produces the protein MSFFSKILDKLGFSGSEAQAAPAPQSPAPKTPAPQAAPASPAPSPGATVVDVKGKLEGLAASNPQKLNWKTSIVDLLKLLDLDSSFTARKELATELGCPADKMGDSAQMNMWLHKTVLQKLADNGGNIPKELLD, from the coding sequence ATGAGTTTTTTTAGCAAAATCCTTGATAAGCTCGGTTTCAGTGGTTCCGAAGCACAGGCTGCTCCGGCGCCGCAATCACCTGCCCCAAAAACCCCGGCTCCGCAGGCCGCCCCGGCATCTCCTGCTCCTTCACCTGGAGCCACGGTGGTGGATGTCAAAGGGAAACTTGAAGGCCTTGCAGCCTCGAACCCCCAAAAGCTTAATTGGAAAACGTCGATTGTGGATCTGCTGAAGCTCCTGGATCTCGATAGCAGTTTCACAGCTCGTAAGGAACTCGCAACTGAGCTCGGATGCCCCGCTGACAAAATGGGGGATTCCGCCCAGATGAATATGTGGTTGCATAAAACCGTGTTGCAAAAACTTGCCGATAACGGCGGCAATATTCCGAAGGAACTTTTAGACTAG